TATCTCCAATAAATAATTCCAAGCGTATAATTATCAGGTATATCAGATGGAATTGATAATATATTTTCGCTCAGACTATCCGGATGCTTCCAGTCCTTATCCTGAACCTGAGAACGTTCCCATATTCAGAGAATACATCAACCAGTTCCGGTGCACAGGTAACTGAAGGTATTGAGAAAACAGCGTTTCCAAGCATTGCCTGTGAAGCTATGATTCCTGCATCTGCAGCAGCTTCGATGACTTCTTTTACCTTTCCAGTAGCAAGCCCGCTGTTTATGGCAAATTCCCGTGCTGAGTACATGAAATTATCAACCGTGGGTTTTTCCATGAGACTTTTCATCGCTTCCATGCCAGCTATGTTGATATTTTCGACCATCTCAGGATTTCCAATTACTGAGCTGGTGGAAAGTTCTCCCAGAACCACGCAGCATACTTCTTTCTCCCTTGTGGGTATGTGGTCTGTATGAGCTATTGAAGGCGCACCGGGCGTAATTCTGATAGGAATGCCGCCGCACACCTGTCCTGTGACATCTCCAAGGCCGCTTCCGTTTTTGACTTCAGCTACATGCGCAATGTCATTGAGTTTGGTGGTTGTAAGTTCAAGCGAGAGTGCATGGTTAAGTGCGTATGCGGTTCCAAGCGCCCCTGCCCCTGATGCCCCAAAGCCGCATCCGATGGGAATATCAGAAATACTCTCCACCTTTACCGGCAGCTCGGTCATAGACTCAACGACAGTCAGACTGGTCTCACCGGCTACTTTTTCGCCGTTTAGGTATATCTCTGTGTCTTCGATGTTATCGTCAACTGTAACGGTGGTGTAAACGCCGCCGTCCAGTACTACTCCACATCCTGTAGACCCCTTTATCATTGGATCTTCATGGCCGTGGATCTGAAAAAAGCCTGTTATGTGGGCTGGTGCAAAAGCCCTAGCAGTTAAAACATCAGTGCATGGGTCGCATTGCATCTATTCTTCGTCCTTTGCTGTCAGCAGTCCTGTAATCTCGTCCATAAGGACATTTGCAATAAGACTTTTCGGACCTTTTATATTAATAGTATCTCTGTCATCAGAGTATAATATATTAATGCTATTGTCATCAGTCCCGATGCCACCTTTGCTGACATCATTAGCAACGATCATATCAAGCCCGGAATTTTCAAGTGTCTGCCTTGCTCTCTTTAGAAGTTCCTGAGTTTCAACACCAGCCTCAGCCTTGAACCCGACTATCTTCACCTGTGGATACGCCTGCCTTGCTTCTTTGATGAGCTTGCGTGTTGTCCTGAAAGAAAGCTTAAGCCCCTCTTCCCCTGATTTTATCTTCTGCCCGCTAGCATCCAGTGTGTAATCAGCAATAGCAGCAGAACTTATGAGCATATCATAACCCTTCGCCAGTTCGCCAAGAACTGCATCGGTCATCTGGTCAGCAGTTTCAGCAAAAATCTCATTGATGCCTGAACCGGAAACCCCAAGTTTATTCCTGTGAACGATAGTAACTTCAGCACCCCTGCGATAAGCTTCAAGAGCCAGCTCATTCCCTGTCTTTCCGGATGCCCTGTTAGTAAGTATCCGTATCGGATCAATAGGCTCTGCCGTGGACCCGCTTGTAATGAGTATCTTCTTCCCGCTGAGCGTCCTTTTCCCGATAGCTCTCTCCACCTCAAGCACGATCTCATCGTTCCCGGCTATCTTTGCAATGCCTTCTTCGATTCTTGGCCCGATGAAACTGATTCCCCAGTCTTTCATCTTCGCAATGTTCTCCATGACAGCCGGATGGTTGTACATGTCCTCATGCATTGCAGGTACTATCATAACAGGCTTGCCCGCACCGATAGCCGTTGTCGCAAAGGTCGTCACAGGTGTATCATCTATTCCCGCTGCGATCTTCCCAAGAGTGTTAGCTGTTGCAGGAGCAATAAGTAAAATATCCGCCCTGCCAAGATTCCCAAAGAACTCCACATGCTCGACCTTTCCGGTTATGCCAGTGATGACTTCATTCCCGGTTGCATAATGCAGGGCCATCGGATTGATTATCCACCCCGCAGCCTCGCTCATAACTGCATGAACATCTGCACCCCTTCGGATGAATTCACGTGCGAGCTCCACTGTCCTTACAGCAGCAATGCTGCCTGTGACCGCAAGCACGATTGTCTTGCCTTTAAGCGATTCAGATTTTGTGGATTTTATCCATAGTGTCGGGTGTTCATTTGGAATCTGAGGCATATTCTGTCCTTATTTGATGAATAAGTGGATTTTAGTATTTAAAAGGGGAAGGTTCATAGAATTAGTTTGAAAGTATTGTTAGTATTAGTATGTCAATGAAATATGATTATCCTTCAAAGTATATTATCCTCAGTTCTTTTTTAACGGTTGGATAAATATATGGACTTAATGATTTTTCAGTCAGCAGATCTACTTTTTTCCCTAGCAGTTTTTCTAATTCCATCTCTATCTTTATGTGGTCAAGAAGGCTTTTACTTTTAGTGTATGTTACCAATAGGTCAATATCACTGCTTTCAGTTTGCTCTCCTTTTGAAAATGAACCAAAAAGCCCAAGGGTTGCTATATCATTCTGCCTGCAAAGTTCTATGAGGTCTTTCTCTATTTTAGCATCGAGACTCAGTGATTGTAATAGGTCGAAGATGTTGTTAATCTCAATATTGTTCTTCTTAAATGACATGTTGATCTAGAGCTTAGCCTTACTAATTCTTGTTTCAAAAGTTCAATCACGTTTTTTCTAATACTTGTTGAGCTTAAGTCAAGTTCACAATCATTCTTATTAAATTTTGCAGGAACATCTTTCATATACTGGATTAAGGAACCATCAACCCGCCGAAGGCGGCACATTCCAATAATTTCAATCAATATACTTTCATACTCTTTATCTGAGAGCTTACTATTATTTTCTTCATTTTTCACCTCTACTCCGATAAATTCCAATATTATTGCTCCATGTCTTCTCCATTATGACTTCTCCATTTGTCCCGCGTCCTGCGACCCTCGCAGACAAGTCAAAACTCTTAGCCCTCTACCGTGAGGTGGCCACAATTTCCGGCGGCATTATCCGTGAACCCCATGAGGTCACAGAGGAGTACATAGATAAATTCCTCACCAACAGCCTGAAAGATGGCATCATCCTCGTGGTGGATGATATTGAGAACGACCGCATAATCGCTGACCTGCACACATACCGTTCATCTCTTAGTGTGTTCTCCCACGTATTCGAGCACCTGACAATCGCTGTGCATCCATCCTTTCAGAAACAGGGAATCGGAAGAATGCTTTTCACAAAAATGCTCGACAAGGTAAGGGCTGAATATCCTGATGTTCTGAGAGTGGAGCTGATCACAATGGAAAGCAATCGCTCAGCCAGAAGTCTTTATCAATCTCTTGGATTTGTGGAGGAAGGCCGGATGGAGAAAAAGATCAGGAGAAAGGACGGCGGATTTGAGGCTGATATTCCCATGGTGTGGATGAATCCTGATTTCACTGATAAATAAGGTGGAACTAGACTCTCCTTGACTTTTTCTGAATCTTTCTATATTTATCTACTAGGCAAAGCAGATTATTATATTAACAATATCCTGCATTAATAATTACATTGTTAGGGGACTGTATTAATATTTCTATATTCTAATGGGGGCAATTATTATATATACTAAAATTCAATGCTCATTATACTATTTTTATTATATACTTTGTGGGACTTCCATATGAAAGCAAATAAACAAATTTTCATCAAAAAAGATACACATGCACAGGTGGGTATTGGTACTCTTATTATTTTCATAGCCATGGTGCTGGTAGCCGCTGTGGCTGCCGCTGTTCTAATCCAGACATCCGGTACCTTGCAGCAGAAAGCCCAATCTACCGGAAAACAGGCAACACAGGAAGTTTCATCCAATCTGATGATAAAAGGCATCGAGGGTGTTCGTGCTAAAAATTCTTTAGTAGATATGTCCGACACAATCGACTTGCTGGAACTCAAAGTTGGTCTAAATGTCGGAAGTTCACCAGTGGATGTAAATCAGGTAATTATCTCCATCACGGACGGGACAACTACGAATGACCTTGCGTATGCGGGAAATTCGAAGTCATATGGACAAATGTCTGGATTTAATTCATCATCTGCCACAATTAATCTTAGGCACCTTTTGAGTGGTATGACAAACAATAATGAACACCCCAAAGTTTACTTTACAGTTGAAAAGATTCGTGATGAGGATTCTTCATTCTCCCAGAGTAATCCTGTAATGAATACTGGAGATCTTATTACTGTGTATATTGCAACAATATCACCAGAATCAGATGGGTTTGCTTATGATTATGTAGGTTCTATTGATCCAGTCGTTATGGAGTCATCGGATCTTAACCTTGTTCCACGTGCTGTGGTTAGTATTGTCATGACGCCTGAATCTGGTGCGGCAACAACTGCAGAGTTCGTAACGCCTTCTTCTTACGGTGTTAAGGAAACTGTGCAACTATATCCATAATTGAGAGGGAGTGCTGGCATGTGTACAGCACTCTTCTTTATATCTACGGAAACAGGAATACTATTCTAATATCGAAATTAACACAGGAAACACAAACAACCCGTAGATCACATACTGAATGAACAATGCTGCAAAAGCAAACGAGTATCGTTTAACTACACTTGTGCCCAAACCTGAAAACCTGTTCTCATTTAGCATGTGTGCCAGCATTGGAAAAATACCGTAAACAAACATAATGATGATCGCATAGAGCAATCCAAATATCGGGACCGTGAATATTCTCAGGAACACCTGCCCTGTTTCTTCGACAAATATCCCGTAGATGCCTGTTATCAAGAATACATCCCTGCCTGTGTATTTCATTTTCCGTAGCAGTAAGTACCATGCAGAGATCACAAAGAGATAGTACACAAACCCAAAGACAATGTCATTTACCGGATTTTGACTTAACAGTATTCTCTCACCAGCAGGCTTCGGGAGATTTTCAACTATTGCAAATACTTCGGTCAAAAGCCCAAACAGCACTCCTGCTCCGATAAAAGATGTACGCAAAGGTAGTTTTTCAAGAAAATCAGTTAACTTATCTTTGAACAGGTAAGTAATGATCCACATTGGAAATATCAGGTTCATTGGTTCATTTAGTCCGTGTATTGTCAAAATGATACCAAGAAAGACTAAGAGTGCTCTTTTCCAATTCATCTGAGTTTTATATGGGCTTTTGTGATATTCTATTTTGTGTGTTTCTTCTTGTTTCAGAAAAACTCTCAAGCTTTACATTTCAATTCTGAATCAAAAAATATTTATTCTATACTCTTCAGTCATATTCTTAATAATTTTAAAAACTGAGTGTCATGGAAAAAGAGTTTGACTATCTAAGGATTCTAAAAGTGGATTATGCTGCTTATTTTGAATTCTGGATTATGGTAGTGCCATGGTTGTTCTATTTATTAGGGTTATCTGTAGAGTCCAAAATATCAACTTTTAGTTTGATAATGATGTCGCTGATTCCAAGTTCAATTGGCTTAATTCTAATGGTTCGAAGAATGCGTTTCCTAAAATATCTGTATTTCAATGGAGTGGATTCCATAGGCCATATCATTTCAGTAGACCATATGAATAGATACGATCGTTCAATGATTGAATTGGAACATGTATATCAGGCTCAAAAATTTAAGATATTGACTGATTTGAGACGTTCTGCATTCTATAAATATCATTTTCGCAAAGGTGACAATGTAATCATTCGTTTTAGTCCTAAAAAACCAAATGATGTTATAATTAGAGATGCTTATTTCTCTCTGAATAATAATACGACTTCTGTAGTTGTTTCTCAACTTTTGGATTCAGTGGCAGAAAATAAGTTAACATATATGGATAACCGTTTTCTGCTAAGTGAATTCGTATTTGCTGATGTCTGGTTGTCTGATAGAATAGATACAGTTCTTTCGTATCAGCAATTCATGGATACTATTATGGAATTTGCTCGAAATAATTACTTTTTGGATGACAAAAGAAACAGGATTGTTCTAAGAAACAATTTCATTCTGAAAACAAACGCCTCCGTATTTGCGGATAAAGACATTTTCTCCTTGGAATTCCGCAGGTACTATCATCGAATTTATGCTGTATATGTTCCAATTGCATTTATAATGTCATTAATTGTTGGTTCTTCTATTTCTCCTCTATGGGAAGGAATTAGAGGTGAAGCTTTCACCACGATACTTCTATTGATGTTGTTTTTGCTCCCTGTTTTTTTAGTATGGGTGGCTTATGAGATTGCAAGAGGCATTAGAAACATCAAACCAATAAATTACGGCAAGGAAGCCGAGAGAGTTTATTCTGAAATACTGGATGCTGTCAGAGAAAAAGAGATTGCTTAAGCATAACCAATTCATCGGAATTTACAGCAAAAAATCCTTATTATCTGTTTTCAAGTAGATTCGTATTAAGCAGATGTTTCAATTAAGGATCAAAAAATATTTATTCTATTCACTTCTGTCATATCCTTAATAATTTTAAAAACTGAGTATTATGGAAAAAGAGTTTGACTATCTAAGGATTCTGAAAGTAGATTCAGCTACTTATTTTTATTTGTGTGTAATGCTAGCTCCATGGTTTGCCTATCCATTTGTCTTCCTTCCTGATGAAAAAATACCTGATATTTATTGGATAATGGGAATAGTTTCTATAAGTTTAGTTGGGTTTATTTTGCTGGTTCGAAGACTATTATATCTAAAAAACTTATGCTTTCAGAGTTTAGATGTCATTGGTCGAATAGCTACAACACACGGAAGAGAAAGAGGAGGTTCATTGGTAGAGTTCACATACGATTATCAGGGAGGGAGTCATCTTGCAGTTAATCAATTACGCACATCTCAATTCTACAGGTATGGTTTTCTTGAAGGGGATGAAATAGCTGTTAGATTAAATCCAAAAAAGCCTCGTGATGCAGTAATGAGGGATGTTTATTATTCGATCGATGAAAACAGAACTTCATTTGTAGCTCCAAAAGTTAATGATTCTATTCCTCAAAAGAAAGTGATAGATAGAGATCTTCATCTTTTATCAAATGAAATTGTATTTGCAGATGTATGGGCATCTGGTAGAATTGATACTAATCTTTCTATTTCTCAATTTACGGATGCTATAATGAAATTTGGTCATGAGGCATATAATGTGAATAAAAAAGGTAATAAGGTACTGATTCGAAAGAATCTTTCCGTGCAAATCAACACTGCAAAACTGTTGAATAAAGATATAATAACACTTGAATTCCGTAGATATTACAATCGATTTTATGTTTTATATTTTGCCTTTGCTTTTATCATAGGATTTGTAATCACGGATTACATGCCTGGTCATCGACTTGGTCACCTTACTTTTTTGCTCTTGCTTTTTCCACTTGTTTTATTGCAAGCTTTTTATGAATCTGACATAGGTATTAACACTTTTAAGATACCTAACTACCCCAGAATAATCCAGAATGTTTATTCTGAAATACTGGATGCTGTCAGAGAAAAAGAAAAGGAAATTGCTTAATAATTATTCTCCTGAACAACCTTTATCAAATCTCCAGTCCAACTTACAATCATGAACATTCGACATCTTCTCACCCTATTCCTCATCACATTAATCCTCCTGACATCCGGCTGTTCAGACAACAGCACAGACACACCTGACACAATCGAAAACCCAGATATATCTGAAGCCTCAAGCACTGATTCCACAAACACCGTTGACGAATCCACTTCAGAACTGGACTACCGCCAGCAAATGCGTGATTTTGTCATCGGCATCAGCACTTACTCAAAACAGAAAAACCCGGATTTCATAATAATCCCGCAGAACGGTCAGGAAATTCTGACATCCGGCGGCGAGCCTGATGATCCGCTTGCACAGGACTATATTTCAGCCATTGACGGGGTTGGCAGGGAAGACCTCTTCTTCGGTTACGATGATGACAACGTGGCAACAGAGGAAGAGGATACGGAATACATGGCATCGTTGCTGGATATTGCCAGGGACAACGGTGTTGTGGTACTGGTAACCGATTACTGCTGGACTAAATCTTATGTTGATGCTTCATATCGTGAAAATGAAGACCGGGGTTACATCTCCTTTGCTGCTGACAGCAGGGATCTTGCTACTATCCCGAAATATCCGGCAGAACCATACAATGTCAAAAGCAATGATATTCGGTCACTTTCTGATGCTCAGAACTTCCTGTACCTCATCAACCCGGAGGAATATGACAGCAAGGAAGAGTTTCTGGAAAGCTTGCAGGAAACTGACTATGATGTAATTCTTATCGATCTGTTCTTTTATGACTCGCCTTTGACATCTGATGATATTGCCTCCCTGAAAACCAAATCTAATGGCGGCTCACGTCTTGTAATTGCTTACATGAGCATCGGTGAAAGTGAAAGCTACCGGTATTACTGGGATGGATCGTGGCGTGTTGGCTCTCCTGGGTGGCTTGAGGATGAGAATCCCGATTGGGAAGGCAACTACAAGGTACGCTATTGGGATGAGCAGTGGCAGGATGTCATCTATGGAAATGAAGATGCGTACCTGGATATGATACTTGATGCGGGATTTGATGGTGTTTATCTTGACATAATCGATGCTTTTGAGTATTTTGAAAATTGAGATTAATAACCAAAAATAGATATGTATTAATATTATAATGTCTGAAAAAACTCACAGCGAGGACTTTTATGCGGATAGGTACAAAAAAAATAATAACAATCCTGGCAGTGCTCCTGCTTGCTATTTCAGTAACAGGCTGCACTTCAGACGATAACGGTAGTGACAATGGCAATGATGCAGGCAGTTCCTCTTCAGGCACAGCCAGTACTCCAACAGGCGATAAATACACCAATTCCATAGGAATGCAGTTCCAGCGTATCGATGCAGGAAGCTTCAATATGGGAACATCCAAGTATGCATACTCACAGCCGATCCACGAAGTAAGGCTCAGTGATGATTTCTACATTGGAACCTACGAAGTGACCCAGGCTCAGTGGGAAGAGGTAATGGGCAGCAATCCATCCAGTTTCAAGGGCGACGACAATCCTGTTGACAGCATTTCATGGAACGATGTCCAGGAATTCATAAGCAAGCTCAATGAGAAGGAAGGCACAACAAGTTACAGGCTTCCAACCGAGGCAGAATGGGAATATGCAGCAGCAGCCGGAACAACAACTCTCTATTCCTTTGGTGAAATAGATGAGGACGAAGGGCCCTTCCTTAAGGATTATGCATGGTATCAGGAGAACTCATACGAGAAGACCCACGAAGTAGGTCAGAAACTTGCAAACCCATGGGGACTTTATGACGTACACGGCAATGTCTGGGAATATGTTCAGGATAGCTGGGTGGACAACTATGGCGGCGCAAGCGAGGACGGCAGTGCTGTTGAGAAAGGTTCATCATCCCTTAGAGTTGCCAGAGGCGGCAGTTACTCAAGCAAGGAAAATGCACTCTACAC
The sequence above is a segment of the uncultured Methanolobus sp. genome. Coding sequences within it:
- a CDS encoding pantothenate kinase; translation: MIKGSTGCGVVLDGGVYTTVTVDDNIEDTEIYLNGEKVAGETSLTVVESMTELPVKVESISDIPIGCGFGASGAGALGTAYALNHALSLELTTTKLNDIAHVAEVKNGSGLGDVTGQVCGGIPIRITPGAPSIAHTDHIPTREKEVCCVVLGELSTSSVIGNPEMVENINIAGMEAMKSLMEKPTVDNFMYSAREFAINSGLATGKVKEVIEAAADAGIIASQAMLGNAVFSIPSVTCAPELVDVFSEYGNVLRFRIRTGSIRIV
- the coaBC gene encoding bifunctional phosphopantothenoylcysteine decarboxylase/phosphopantothenate--cysteine ligase CoaBC, whose protein sequence is MPQIPNEHPTLWIKSTKSESLKGKTIVLAVTGSIAAVRTVELAREFIRRGADVHAVMSEAAGWIINPMALHYATGNEVITGITGKVEHVEFFGNLGRADILLIAPATANTLGKIAAGIDDTPVTTFATTAIGAGKPVMIVPAMHEDMYNHPAVMENIAKMKDWGISFIGPRIEEGIAKIAGNDEIVLEVERAIGKRTLSGKKILITSGSTAEPIDPIRILTNRASGKTGNELALEAYRRGAEVTIVHRNKLGVSGSGINEIFAETADQMTDAVLGELAKGYDMLISSAAIADYTLDASGQKIKSGEEGLKLSFRTTRKLIKEARQAYPQVKIVGFKAEAGVETQELLKRARQTLENSGLDMIVANDVSKGGIGTDDNSINILYSDDRDTINIKGPKSLIANVLMDEITGLLTAKDEE
- a CDS encoding nucleotidyltransferase family protein, which codes for MSFKKNNIEINNIFDLLQSLSLDAKIEKDLIELCRQNDIATLGLFGSFSKGEQTESSDIDLLVTYTKSKSLLDHIKIEMELEKLLGKKVDLLTEKSLSPYIYPTVKKELRIIYFEG
- a CDS encoding GNAT family N-acetyltransferase; this translates as MTSPFVPRPATLADKSKLLALYREVATISGGIIREPHEVTEEYIDKFLTNSLKDGIILVVDDIENDRIIADLHTYRSSLSVFSHVFEHLTIAVHPSFQKQGIGRMLFTKMLDKVRAEYPDVLRVELITMESNRSARSLYQSLGFVEEGRMEKKIRRKDGGFEADIPMVWMNPDFTDK
- a CDS encoding archaellin/type IV pilin N-terminal domain-containing protein; this translates as MKANKQIFIKKDTHAQVGIGTLIIFIAMVLVAAVAAAVLIQTSGTLQQKAQSTGKQATQEVSSNLMIKGIEGVRAKNSLVDMSDTIDLLELKVGLNVGSSPVDVNQVIISITDGTTTNDLAYAGNSKSYGQMSGFNSSSATINLRHLLSGMTNNNEHPKVYFTVEKIRDEDSSFSQSNPVMNTGDLITVYIATISPESDGFAYDYVGSIDPVVMESSDLNLVPRAVVSIVMTPESGAATTAEFVTPSSYGVKETVQLYP
- a CDS encoding endo alpha-1,4 polygalactosaminidase gives rise to the protein MNIRHLLTLFLITLILLTSGCSDNSTDTPDTIENPDISEASSTDSTNTVDESTSELDYRQQMRDFVIGISTYSKQKNPDFIIIPQNGQEILTSGGEPDDPLAQDYISAIDGVGREDLFFGYDDDNVATEEEDTEYMASLLDIARDNGVVVLVTDYCWTKSYVDASYRENEDRGYISFAADSRDLATIPKYPAEPYNVKSNDIRSLSDAQNFLYLINPEEYDSKEEFLESLQETDYDVILIDLFFYDSPLTSDDIASLKTKSNGGSRLVIAYMSIGESESYRYYWDGSWRVGSPGWLEDENPDWEGNYKVRYWDEQWQDVIYGNEDAYLDMILDAGFDGVYLDIIDAFEYFEN
- a CDS encoding formylglycine-generating enzyme family protein is translated as MRIGTKKIITILAVLLLAISVTGCTSDDNGSDNGNDAGSSSSGTASTPTGDKYTNSIGMQFQRIDAGSFNMGTSKYAYSQPIHEVRLSDDFYIGTYEVTQAQWEEVMGSNPSSFKGDDNPVDSISWNDVQEFISKLNEKEGTTSYRLPTEAEWEYAAAAGTTTLYSFGEIDEDEGPFLKDYAWYQENSYEKTHEVGQKLANPWGLYDVHGNVWEYVQDSWVDNYGGASEDGSAVEKGSSSLRVARGGSYSSKENALYTAYRRKQDPRDGDSSIGFRLVMDA